The following are encoded together in the Falsiruegeria litorea R37 genome:
- the rseP gene encoding RIP metalloprotease RseP — MDILGLIPQFGGAIYTIAAFVLALSVIVFVHEYGHYIVGRWSGIHPEVFSLGFGPVIWSRVDKRGTRWQVALLPFGGYVKFMGDANAASGKDAEAMEAIEDPETLRRTMHGAPLWARSATVAAGPVFNFIMSILVFAAIFMFRGEATDPLTVGELKALPNTVQELRVGDQITAINGVATPSFDEPEKWDAFVEALEPQPQLDYGITRDGQSLTVTGPWLFPPYIQQVAPRSAAYDIELKAGDVITAVEGEPIYAFSQLKDIVETSDGRVLLLDVWRDGAMLEFALAPRRTDEPQAEGGFKTHWRIGIVGGMALDPATQAAGPIDALTGGVAQTLRIIEGSLSGVWHMITGAISTCNISGPIGIAETSGALASQGAQSFIWFIAVLSTAVGLINLFPVPVLDGGHLVFYAYEAVSGKPPSDRALRILMSIGIMLVLSLMVFSVGNDLFC, encoded by the coding sequence GTGGATATTCTTGGTTTGATCCCCCAATTCGGCGGCGCGATTTACACGATCGCGGCCTTTGTGCTGGCCTTGTCGGTTATCGTCTTTGTGCATGAATACGGCCACTACATCGTGGGCCGTTGGTCCGGTATTCACCCCGAGGTCTTCTCGCTTGGCTTTGGCCCGGTGATCTGGAGCCGGGTGGACAAGCGCGGGACCCGCTGGCAGGTCGCGCTGTTGCCCTTTGGCGGCTATGTCAAATTCATGGGCGACGCCAACGCCGCATCCGGCAAGGATGCCGAAGCGATGGAGGCAATCGAAGACCCCGAAACGCTGCGTCGCACCATGCACGGTGCGCCCCTCTGGGCGCGCTCGGCCACTGTGGCCGCTGGCCCGGTGTTCAACTTTATCATGTCGATTCTGGTTTTTGCGGCGATTTTCATGTTCCGCGGCGAGGCAACTGACCCGCTGACGGTTGGTGAACTCAAGGCATTGCCCAATACGGTGCAGGAATTGCGGGTTGGGGACCAGATCACAGCGATCAATGGGGTTGCTACACCCAGCTTTGATGAACCCGAAAAATGGGACGCTTTTGTCGAAGCGCTCGAGCCGCAACCGCAGTTGGACTATGGGATAACCCGCGACGGGCAGTCGCTGACGGTGACCGGCCCTTGGTTGTTTCCGCCCTATATTCAACAGGTCGCTCCACGCAGCGCGGCCTATGATATTGAGCTGAAGGCCGGTGACGTGATCACCGCGGTTGAGGGCGAGCCGATTTACGCCTTCTCGCAACTCAAGGACATCGTGGAAACCTCGGACGGCCGTGTCCTGCTGCTGGATGTATGGCGCGATGGCGCGATGCTGGAATTTGCGCTGGCTCCACGCCGCACGGATGAGCCGCAAGCCGAAGGCGGGTTCAAGACCCATTGGCGCATCGGCATCGTGGGCGGTATGGCGCTTGATCCTGCAACCCAGGCTGCCGGTCCCATCGACGCCTTGACGGGCGGGGTGGCGCAGACCCTGCGGATCATCGAAGGGTCGTTGTCTGGTGTCTGGCACATGATCACCGGCGCGATCAGCACCTGCAACATTTCGGGGCCCATCGGTATTGCCGAAACATCGGGAGCATTGGCCAGCCAGGGCGCACAAAGCTTTATTTGGTTCATTGCCGTGCTGTCGACTGCTGTGGGGTTGATCAATCTCTTTCCGGTGCCGGTTCTGGATGGCGGGCATCTGGTGTTCTACGCGTATGAGGCCGTTTCAGGCAAACCGCCAAGCGATCGGGCCCTGCGGATCTTGATGTCCATCGGCATCATGCTGGTGCTTTCCCTGATGGTGTTTTCTGTGGGTAACGACCTCTTCTGTTAA
- the bamA gene encoding outer membrane protein assembly factor BamA encodes MLYRVLFVFFFVFAAAFAVFPSQATAQNYTFNSVQVEGNQRIETSTIVTRAGIARGQRVTAGQLNDAYKRILDSGVFETVEIIPRGSTLVIKVTEYPTINKINFEGNRRIKDENLVEAVGSESRRVFTPEQAERDAQTIAEIYSAQGRVAATVVPRIIRRDGNRVDLVFEISEGDTIEIERVSFVGNRAYSDRRLRRVLETKQAGFLRAFIRSDTFIADRIEFDKQVLRDFYLSRGYIDFRVNSANVEFTRERDAFFLVMDVQEGQQFSFGKITTISEIAGVNAAEYQDALKVKPGVIYSPSLIENSIARQERLGLRNGVDFLRVEPRITRNDRDLTLDVEFALVKGPRIFVERIDIEGNTTTLDRVIRQQFRSVEGDPFNPREIRESAERIRALGFFAESNVETREGSTPDRVFVDVDVEEQPTGSLSLGGSYSVNDGFGIAIGLSERNFLGRGQTLGITLSTAQDAEQYVLGFSEPQLLGRDLRFDLDLGISERNSSFANYDTSRKFFNPGLTFRTGELSTLQVRYRWEASEMLARSNTTTGSVITSEIAQGERASSIFGATYVYDSRLGGLNPNAGIRFELGLDAAGVGGDNKYFKTSAKTIAQTRVWHEEVTLRASLELGAFNWQGSGSSRTIDRFIFGPDVFRGFEPAGIGPRDLSGGQDDALGGNYYAVARLEAEFPLGLPEELGIRGGVFYDVGNLWDLSNVNTAGGTIVGEGGSFRHVIGFSVLWTTAFGPLRFNFSKALKKETFDKEQSFDLTIQARF; translated from the coding sequence ATGTTGTATCGGGTACTGTTTGTATTTTTCTTTGTCTTTGCAGCGGCCTTTGCGGTATTTCCGTCTCAGGCCACGGCCCAGAATTACACCTTCAATTCGGTTCAGGTTGAGGGCAATCAACGGATCGAAACGTCGACAATTGTCACCCGCGCGGGAATCGCGCGTGGACAGCGTGTCACGGCGGGGCAGTTGAACGACGCCTACAAGCGTATTCTTGACAGTGGCGTTTTTGAGACAGTCGAAATCATTCCGCGCGGCAGCACTCTGGTCATCAAGGTCACCGAGTATCCCACAATCAACAAGATCAATTTCGAAGGCAACCGCCGGATCAAGGACGAAAACCTGGTCGAGGCGGTAGGATCGGAATCACGCCGTGTGTTCACGCCCGAGCAGGCCGAACGCGACGCCCAGACCATCGCCGAGATCTACTCGGCGCAGGGTCGTGTGGCCGCCACTGTTGTGCCGCGCATCATTCGTCGCGATGGCAACCGTGTCGATCTGGTGTTTGAAATCAGCGAAGGCGACACCATCGAGATCGAGCGCGTTAGCTTTGTTGGCAACCGGGCCTATTCCGACCGTCGCCTGCGGCGCGTGCTCGAGACGAAACAGGCCGGTTTTCTGCGTGCCTTCATCCGCTCGGACACATTCATCGCCGACCGGATTGAATTCGACAAACAGGTTCTGCGCGATTTCTATCTGTCACGTGGTTACATCGACTTCCGCGTCAACAGCGCCAACGTCGAATTCACCCGCGAGCGTGATGCCTTTTTCCTGGTGATGGACGTGCAAGAGGGGCAGCAGTTCTCGTTCGGCAAGATCACGACCATAAGCGAGATTGCTGGCGTCAATGCCGCCGAATATCAGGACGCGCTCAAAGTCAAACCAGGTGTAATCTACTCGCCGTCGCTCATTGAAAACTCGATTGCGCGTCAGGAACGTCTTGGACTGCGCAATGGCGTCGATTTTCTACGGGTTGAGCCGCGCATCACCCGCAACGACCGTGACCTTACGCTGGATGTGGAATTTGCCTTGGTCAAAGGCCCCCGCATCTTTGTCGAGCGCATCGACATCGAAGGCAATACCACCACTTTGGACCGCGTGATTCGTCAGCAGTTCCGCTCGGTCGAGGGGGACCCGTTCAACCCGCGTGAGATCCGTGAAAGCGCCGAGCGTATTCGTGCACTTGGGTTTTTTGCTGAATCCAATGTGGAAACCCGCGAAGGGTCAACGCCAGACCGTGTATTTGTCGACGTCGACGTCGAAGAGCAGCCGACCGGCTCGCTCAGCCTGGGTGGTAGCTACTCGGTCAACGACGGCTTTGGTATCGCCATTGGCCTGAGCGAAAGGAACTTCCTTGGCCGTGGTCAGACGCTTGGGATTACCCTGTCGACCGCGCAGGACGCCGAGCAATATGTTCTGGGCTTTTCAGAGCCGCAGTTGTTGGGACGTGACCTGCGGTTCGATCTGGATCTGGGGATCTCGGAGCGGAATTCGAGCTTTGCGAACTACGACACGTCTCGTAAATTCTTCAACCCTGGCCTGACGTTCCGGACAGGCGAGCTGTCGACCCTGCAGGTGCGTTACCGTTGGGAGGCCAGCGAGATGTTGGCGCGTTCCAACACAACGACCGGGTCGGTGATTACGTCGGAAATTGCGCAGGGCGAGCGCGCGTCCAGCATTTTTGGTGCAACCTATGTCTATGACAGCCGACTTGGGGGGCTGAACCCCAATGCTGGCATTCGCTTTGAGTTGGGGCTGGATGCTGCTGGCGTGGGCGGTGACAACAAATACTTCAAGACGTCGGCCAAAACCATCGCGCAAACACGTGTTTGGCATGAAGAAGTGACATTGCGTGCCTCGCTGGAACTGGGTGCGTTCAACTGGCAGGGCAGCGGGTCAAGCCGGACCATCGACCGCTTTATCTTTGGCCCAGACGTGTTTCGTGGTTTTGAGCCCGCAGGTATCGGTCCGCGTGATTTGTCCGGCGGTCAGGACGACGCTTTGGGTGGCAACTACTATGCGGTGGCCCGGCTTGAGGCCGAATTCCCGCTGGGTCTGCCCGAAGAGCTGGGTATCCGTGGTGGCGTTTTCTACGACGTTGGTAACCTGTGGGACCTGTCGAACGTGAACACCGCAGGTGGCACGATCGTGGGCGAGGGTGGCTCGTTCCGTCACGTCATCGGCTTCTCGGTCCTGTGGACCACCGCCTTTGGTCCGCTGCGGTTCAACTTCTCGAAGGCCCTGAAGAAAGAGACCTTTGACAAAGAACAGAGCTTTGACCTGACCATTCAGGCCCGGTTCTGA
- a CDS encoding OmpH family outer membrane protein, giving the protein MKRIFAFANAQGLFLALCFVFWGLGAAQTGQAQQLGVAQSQVLTISIEALFARSQFGQRVANEIDAESAVLAAENRRIEGELEQEEQELTERRNTIDADSFRVLADAFDQKVQSHRATQKRKYEALNQKGDIARAEFLQVIVPILEDLRREAGAAVLIEQSTVILADPTADITEIAISRVDVALGDGSRIAPEAKQ; this is encoded by the coding sequence ATGAAGCGGATTTTCGCTTTCGCAAACGCACAGGGTCTTTTTCTGGCCCTGTGTTTTGTGTTTTGGGGCCTGGGGGCAGCACAAACGGGGCAGGCCCAACAACTTGGTGTTGCGCAAAGTCAGGTCCTGACGATCTCGATCGAGGCGCTGTTTGCCAGGTCGCAGTTCGGTCAGCGCGTTGCCAACGAGATCGATGCCGAAAGCGCTGTGCTCGCCGCCGAAAATCGGCGCATCGAAGGCGAGCTCGAGCAGGAAGAGCAGGAATTGACCGAGCGGCGCAATACGATTGATGCCGACTCGTTCCGCGTTTTGGCAGATGCTTTTGATCAAAAAGTCCAAAGCCATCGCGCCACGCAGAAACGCAAGTACGAAGCGCTTAATCAAAAAGGCGATATTGCCCGGGCCGAGTTCTTGCAGGTGATTGTGCCCATCCTTGAGGATCTGCGCCGCGAGGCGGGAGCCGCAGTGCTGATTGAGCAATCCACTGTAATTCTGGCAGACCCAACTGCGGACATCACCGAGATTGCAATTTCGCGGGTTGATGTGGCCTTGGGCGACGGGAGCCGGATCGCACCCGAAGCCAAGCAATAG
- the fabZ gene encoding 3-hydroxyacyl-ACP dehydratase FabZ: MTTETQSADIQLIQRILPHRYPFLLVDRVEDIDGFTSARGIKNVTMNEPHFQGHFPGTPIMPGVTIVEAMAQTAGVMLGVGMDMIDTELLIYFMNIEKCKFRRKVVPGDVLEMHVSTVRGKPGGKIFKFHGKAVVGDEVAAEAEFTAMIDRQEG; this comes from the coding sequence ATGACCACTGAAACTCAGAGCGCCGACATCCAGCTGATCCAGCGCATTCTTCCGCACCGCTATCCGTTTCTGCTGGTTGACCGGGTCGAAGACATTGATGGCTTCACATCAGCGCGCGGCATCAAGAACGTGACCATGAACGAGCCGCATTTCCAGGGCCACTTTCCGGGCACGCCGATCATGCCGGGTGTGACGATCGTTGAGGCGATGGCGCAGACCGCAGGTGTGATGCTGGGCGTAGGCATGGACATGATCGACACCGAGCTGCTGATCTATTTCATGAACATCGAAAAGTGCAAATTCCGCCGCAAGGTGGTGCCGGGTGATGTTCTGGAAATGCACGTGTCGACCGTGCGCGGCAAGCCAGGCGGCAAGATCTTCAAGTTCCACGGCAAGGCAGTTGTTGGCGACGAGGTTGCGGCCGAGGCCGAATTTACCGCCATGATTGACCGGCAAGAGGGCTGA